One stretch of Halalkalicoccus sp. NIPERK01 DNA includes these proteins:
- a CDS encoding DUF2073 domain-containing protein, with protein MPEITGSDGNGVQIDLISGERMDALTSMEKIRMILDGVHEGNIVILEEGLSPEEESKLIEVTMSEINPDGFNGIEIETYPQSQTSNGGFLGRLMGKGSTKKLTVIGPANQIETLHKDETLISALVSRR; from the coding sequence ATGCCAGAGATAACCGGTTCGGACGGCAACGGGGTGCAGATCGACCTCATCAGCGGCGAGCGCATGGACGCGCTCACGAGCATGGAGAAGATCCGGATGATCCTCGACGGCGTCCACGAGGGCAACATCGTCATCCTCGAGGAGGGCCTCTCGCCCGAGGAGGAGTCGAAACTGATCGAGGTCACGATGAGCGAGATCAACCCCGACGGGTTCAACGGCATCGAGATCGAGACCTACCCCCAGTCCCAGACCAGCAACGGCGGCTTCCTGGGTCGGCTGATGGGCAAGGGCTCGACCAAGAAGCTCACCGTCATCGGACCGGCCAACCAGATCGAGACCCTCCACAAGGACGAGACGCTCATCAGCGCGCTCGTCTCCCGACGATAA
- a CDS encoding Era-like GTP-binding protein, with protein MGLFTDIKDSISRAADRLFATDTQKRIGIYGPPNAGKTTLANRIARDWTGDAIGPESHVPHETRRARRKENVEIKRNGRSVSIDIVDTPGVTTKVDYNEFLEYDMEEEDAVRRSREATEGVAEAMHWLREDVDGVIYVLDSTDDPFTQVNTMLVGIIESQNLPVLIFANKIDLDEANVKRIENAFPQHETVELSALEGQNMDEVYDKIAEYFG; from the coding sequence ATGGGACTGTTCACAGATATCAAAGATAGTATCTCACGCGCGGCAGATCGGCTCTTCGCCACCGATACCCAGAAGCGGATCGGTATCTACGGCCCTCCGAACGCCGGCAAGACGACGCTCGCCAACAGGATCGCCCGTGACTGGACCGGTGACGCGATCGGCCCGGAGAGTCACGTACCACACGAGACCCGCCGTGCCCGCCGGAAGGAGAACGTCGAGATCAAGCGCAACGGGCGGAGCGTCTCGATCGACATCGTCGACACGCCCGGCGTCACCACGAAGGTGGATTACAACGAGTTCCTCGAGTACGACATGGAGGAGGAGGACGCGGTCCGTCGATCCCGGGAGGCCACCGAAGGCGTCGCCGAGGCGATGCACTGGCTCCGCGAGGACGTCGACGGCGTCATCTACGTGCTCGATTCGACGGACGATCCCTTCACGCAGGTCAACACGATGCTGGTGGGGATCATCGAGAGCCAGAACCTCCCGGTCCTCATCTTCGCGAACAAGATCGACTTGGACGAGGCGAACGTCAAACGCATCGAGAACGCCTTCCCGCAGCACGAGACGGTCGAGCTATCGGCGCTCGAAGGACAGAACATGGACGAAGTGTACGACAAGATCGCGGAGTACTTCGGGTGA
- a CDS encoding Cdc6/Cdc18 family protein encodes MTGNDSPPQDRSPAETGDRSFAVDVEEVLDDADGEGSQGLFDDLLSGEPIFENKEVLRPSYTPDELPHRSDQINKMATILVAALRGETPSNILIYGKTGTGKTASAKFVSQELEQTSKKYDVPCEVEYINCEVTDTQYRVLAQLANKFIEQNETYVECRLSDLADLREAIEEGATALEATPFESIDGIASRIDELEDELDGMEPVPMTGWPTDRVYKEFFNAVDYRERVVVIMLDEIDKLVEKSGDDTLYNLSRMNSELDNSRVSIMGISNDLKFTDFLDPRVKSSLGEEEIVFPPYDANQLRDILQHRADIAFEERALTDDVIPLCAAFAAQEHGDARRALDLLRTAGELAERSQAERVDESHVRKAQDKIELDRVVEVVRTLPTQSKLVLFSIILLEKNGVHNINTGEVYNIYKRLCEEIDADVLTQRRVTDLISELDMLGIVNAIVVSKGRYGRTKEISLSVPTEETEAVLLADSRLSEIEEIQPFVQARFDN; translated from the coding sequence ATGACAGGGAACGACTCCCCACCCCAGGACCGCTCTCCGGCCGAGACCGGGGACCGTTCGTTCGCGGTCGACGTCGAGGAGGTCCTCGACGACGCCGACGGGGAGGGCTCACAGGGACTGTTCGACGACCTCCTCTCGGGGGAACCGATCTTCGAGAACAAGGAGGTGCTCCGTCCCTCCTACACGCCGGACGAACTCCCCCACCGATCGGACCAGATCAACAAGATGGCGACGATCCTCGTCGCCGCGCTGCGGGGCGAGACGCCCTCGAACATCCTCATCTACGGGAAGACGGGAACCGGAAAGACCGCGAGCGCGAAGTTCGTCAGCCAGGAGCTAGAACAGACCTCCAAGAAGTACGACGTCCCCTGCGAGGTCGAGTACATCAACTGCGAGGTGACCGACACCCAGTACCGGGTGCTCGCCCAGCTCGCGAACAAGTTCATCGAGCAGAACGAGACGTACGTCGAGTGCCGCCTCTCGGATCTGGCGGACCTCCGCGAGGCGATCGAGGAGGGGGCGACCGCACTCGAAGCGACCCCCTTCGAGAGCATCGACGGGATCGCCTCGCGGATCGACGAACTCGAGGACGAACTCGACGGGATGGAGCCGGTGCCGATGACGGGGTGGCCGACCGACCGGGTGTACAAGGAGTTCTTCAACGCGGTCGACTACCGCGAGCGCGTGGTCGTGATCATGCTCGACGAGATCGACAAGCTTGTCGAGAAGAGCGGCGACGACACCCTCTACAACCTCTCGCGGATGAACTCCGAGCTCGACAACTCGCGGGTGTCGATCATGGGCATCTCGAACGACCTGAAGTTCACCGACTTCCTCGACCCACGAGTGAAGTCGAGCCTCGGCGAGGAGGAGATCGTCTTCCCGCCCTACGACGCGAACCAGTTGCGCGACATCCTCCAGCACCGCGCGGACATCGCCTTCGAGGAGCGCGCGTTGACCGACGACGTGATTCCCCTCTGCGCTGCGTTCGCCGCCCAGGAACACGGCGACGCCCGCCGGGCGCTCGACCTCCTCAGGACGGCGGGCGAACTCGCCGAACGCAGCCAGGCCGAGCGCGTCGACGAGAGCCACGTCCGAAAGGCCCAGGACAAGATCGAACTCGACCGGGTGGTCGAGGTCGTCCGCACGCTCCCCACGCAGTCGAAGCTCGTCCTGTTCTCGATCATCCTGCTCGAGAAGAACGGCGTCCACAACATCAACACCGGCGAGGTCTACAACATCTACAAGCGCCTCTGCGAGGAGATCGACGCCGACGTGCTGACCCAGCGGCGGGTGACCGACCTGATCAGCGAACTCGACATGCTGGGCATCGTCAACGCGATCGTCGTCTCGAAGGGGCGCTACGGCAGGACGAAGGAGATCAGCCTCTCCGTCCCGACGGAGGAGACCGAGGCCGTTCTCCTGGCCGATTCGCGCCTCTCGGAGATCGAGGAGATCCAGCCGTTCGTGCAGGCGCGCTTCGACAACTGA
- a CDS encoding putative quinol monooxygenase — MSDLLVYVDRSTVREGKLDELEAGMSDLVEFVEANEPEILAYDVYFSEDGGRMTVVHMHSDPATLAHHMEVAGPEFPTVGPFIDLESIDVYGTPSEDVVERLREKASTLGRGRVTVHDLHDGFDRISGG; from the coding sequence ATGTCCGACCTGCTGGTGTACGTCGATCGGTCGACGGTGCGCGAGGGGAAGCTGGACGAACTCGAGGCGGGAATGAGCGACCTGGTTGAGTTCGTCGAGGCCAACGAGCCGGAGATCCTGGCGTACGACGTCTACTTCAGCGAGGACGGCGGTCGGATGACCGTCGTCCACATGCACTCCGACCCGGCGACCCTGGCGCACCACATGGAGGTCGCGGGGCCCGAGTTCCCCACGGTCGGGCCGTTCATCGATCTCGAGTCGATCGACGTCTACGGGACTCCGAGCGAGGACGTCGTCGAACGGCTGCGAGAGAAGGCCTCGACTCTCGGACGCGGACGCGTGACCGTCCACGATCTCCACGACGGCTTCGATCGAATCTCGGGCGGCTGA
- a CDS encoding S26 family signal peptidase, with amino-acid sequence MSSPGDGRSPADDESVRAGGADERPRTVQGWLRWFWTVDRGGAMVVREFLVSVGAVLLVGLLLFSLSGVWPPMVAIESGSMEPNMQPNDLVFITDNDRFVEDAAHGDTGVVTYEAGRETGYQKFGDYGDVIVFEPNGNDRQVPIIHRAHFWVEEGENWYDRADPDHVGNADSCAELRNCPAPNDGFITKGDNQVTNQRYDQARGLSGPVQEEWVIGTAEIRVPWLGWVRLQLAELAAGGTPQVTLAPAGGPIPWDDGTTTVDAPMAV; translated from the coding sequence ATGAGTTCACCCGGCGACGGCCGGTCGCCCGCGGACGACGAGTCGGTGCGAGCGGGCGGAGCCGACGAACGTCCCCGGACGGTCCAGGGATGGCTCCGCTGGTTCTGGACGGTCGACCGCGGCGGCGCGATGGTCGTCCGCGAGTTCCTCGTCAGCGTCGGCGCGGTCCTCCTGGTGGGGCTGCTCCTGTTCTCGCTTTCGGGCGTCTGGCCGCCGATGGTCGCCATCGAGAGCGGCAGCATGGAGCCGAACATGCAGCCGAACGACCTCGTGTTCATCACCGACAACGACCGGTTCGTGGAGGACGCCGCCCACGGCGACACCGGCGTCGTGACCTACGAGGCGGGTCGGGAGACGGGCTACCAGAAGTTCGGCGACTACGGCGACGTGATCGTCTTCGAACCCAACGGCAACGACCGGCAGGTCCCGATCATCCACCGGGCGCACTTCTGGGTCGAGGAGGGGGAGAACTGGTACGACCGGGCGGACCCCGACCACGTCGGCAACGCCGACAGCTGTGCGGAACTGCGGAACTGCCCGGCCCCCAACGACGGCTTCATCACCAAGGGCGACAACCAGGTGACGAACCAGCGCTACGATCAGGCCCGCGGGCTGAGCGGCCCCGTCCAGGAGGAGTGGGTGATCGGCACCGCAGAGATCCGCGTGCCGTGGCTGGGGTGGGTCCGGCTTCAACTCGCGGAACTCGCCGCCGGGGGGACGCCGCAGGTGACGCTCGCTCCCGCGGGTGGTCCGATCCCGTGGGACGACGGGACGACGACCGTCGACGCGCCGATGGCAGTCTGA
- a CDS encoding DNA-directed DNA polymerase II small subunit, whose product MPGETDRRIITDLAARGYNADREAVTLLAGASDPAAAIERAVEAAPDDAFKITGEHVRELLSGEDRDPPRGPDRSPPSENPDPSVSPAEPGADTADTGDIAPVETGDHPPETGGRVPADPERRIVEIVGDITGRSTGTGEYADFVTVFRDRYERLAGKLRGRVNHRPAEAIQRMPGGGDAEMIGMVNDIRSTAGGHWLIELEDTTGVFPCLVMKDREIADLVGEIVYDEVIAVRGTLADDAGILFTDEIFFPDVPHTHEPRTADRHVQAALISDIHVGSQEFAADAWSRFADWLHTAEAQSVEYLLIAGDMVEGVGVYPNQDEELSIVDIYEQYEAFAEYLKEVPGDLEIVMIPGNHDAVRLAEPQPAFDEELRGIMSAHDARITGNPSTVTIEGVSVLMYHGMSLDEVIADLPEGKASYDNPERAMYHLLKKRHVAPKYGGKMRIAPEERDYLVIDDVPEIFHTGHVHKLGFGTYHNVTAINSGCWQAQTAFQKSVNIDPDVGYAPIVDLDTLDVTARKFT is encoded by the coding sequence GTGCCGGGAGAGACGGACAGACGGATCATCACCGACCTCGCCGCCCGCGGCTACAACGCCGACCGCGAGGCCGTGACCCTGCTCGCGGGTGCGTCCGACCCCGCCGCCGCGATCGAACGGGCGGTCGAGGCCGCGCCCGACGACGCCTTCAAGATCACCGGCGAACACGTCCGCGAGTTGCTCTCCGGCGAGGACCGCGACCCCCCGCGCGGCCCGGATCGATCCCCCCCGTCCGAGAACCCGGACCCCTCCGTTTCTCCTGCAGAACCCGGGGCGGATACGGCGGATACCGGGGATATCGCTCCAGTCGAAACGGGGGATCATCCTCCCGAGACGGGGGGACGGGTCCCGGCCGACCCCGAGAGACGGATCGTCGAGATCGTCGGCGACATCACCGGGCGGAGCACCGGGACCGGCGAGTACGCCGACTTCGTGACCGTCTTTCGGGACCGCTACGAGCGCCTCGCCGGCAAACTCCGAGGGAGGGTCAACCACCGCCCCGCCGAGGCGATCCAGCGGATGCCCGGCGGTGGCGACGCCGAGATGATCGGGATGGTCAACGACATCCGCTCGACCGCGGGCGGCCACTGGCTGATCGAACTCGAGGACACCACCGGCGTGTTCCCGTGTCTGGTGATGAAGGACCGCGAGATCGCGGATCTGGTGGGGGAGATCGTCTACGACGAGGTCATCGCCGTCAGGGGAACGCTCGCCGACGACGCGGGGATCCTCTTCACCGACGAGATATTCTTCCCCGACGTCCCCCACACCCACGAACCGAGGACCGCCGATCGCCACGTCCAGGCCGCGCTGATCTCCGACATCCACGTCGGCAGCCAGGAGTTCGCCGCCGACGCGTGGAGCCGCTTCGCCGACTGGCTCCACACGGCGGAGGCCCAGTCCGTCGAGTACCTGCTGATCGCGGGCGACATGGTCGAGGGCGTCGGCGTCTACCCGAACCAGGACGAGGAGCTCTCGATCGTCGACATCTACGAGCAGTACGAGGCGTTCGCGGAGTACCTAAAGGAGGTCCCCGGCGACCTCGAGATCGTCATGATCCCGGGCAACCACGACGCCGTCAGGCTCGCCGAACCCCAGCCCGCCTTCGACGAGGAACTGCGGGGGATCATGAGCGCCCACGACGCCCGGATCACCGGCAACCCCTCGACGGTGACGATCGAGGGCGTCTCGGTGCTGATGTACCACGGGATGAGCCTCGACGAGGTGATCGCGGACCTCCCCGAGGGGAAGGCGAGCTACGACAACCCCGAAAGAGCGATGTACCACCTCCTGAAGAAGCGCCACGTCGCGCCCAAGTACGGGGGCAAGATGCGCATCGCCCCCGAGGAGCGCGACTACCTTGTGATCGACGACGTACCCGAGATCTTCCACACCGGCCACGTCCACAAGCTCGGCTTCGGGACGTATCACAACGTGACCGCGATCAACAGCGGCTGCTGGCAGGCCCAAACCGCGTTCCAGAAGAGCGTCAACATCGACCCCGACGTGGGCTACGCGCCGATCGTCGACCTCGATACGCTGGACGTCACGGCCCGGAAGTTCACCTGA
- a CDS encoding cupin domain-containing protein → MEYVRFGEANEERPADGWRRAGLVSKEAVSVDWFEKPPGHVSDRHSHENEQVFVVLDGEFVLYTDGESVTLGRYDTAWVDAGEPHWSENPGTEPTVGLNVFAPGRRFPYWSR, encoded by the coding sequence ATGGAGTACGTGCGGTTCGGGGAAGCGAACGAGGAGCGACCGGCGGACGGGTGGCGACGGGCCGGATTGGTGAGCAAAGAGGCGGTCTCCGTCGACTGGTTCGAAAAGCCGCCGGGCCACGTCTCCGACCGCCACAGCCACGAGAACGAACAGGTGTTCGTCGTGCTCGATGGGGAGTTCGTCCTGTACACGGACGGGGAGTCGGTGACGCTCGGACGGTACGATACGGCGTGGGTCGACGCCGGAGAGCCCCACTGGAGCGAGAACCCGGGGACCGAGCCGACGGTCGGACTGAACGTCTTCGCACCGGGCCGGCGGTTTCCGTACTGGTCGCGCTGA
- a CDS encoding aspartate kinase — protein MRVVAKFGGTSLGSGDRINRAADSIASAVEGGHEIAVVASAMGSTTDDLLDDITFETDEADRAEIVSMGERTSVRMLKAALASRGVNAVFVEPGKDEWPIITDEYGEVDVEETRRRARDLAADLDGVVPVVTGFLAETHDGSVTTLGRGGSDTTAVMLGKYMDADEVVIVTDVEGVMTGDPSVVEGARNVGEISVDELRNLSFRGAEVVAPSALSYKDDRMGVRVVHYQHGDLLTGGTSIEGEFENLVDMREEPLACVTIAGRAIRNRPGILSDLSTPLAEQGINLDAVASGMDSVTFYVDVGAAEETEAILHEAVIEDDSLSSVTLEGDFAVIRVTGGELPNQSGIIQEVIAPVAEQNIAIHDVITSATSVAVFVPWADRERTLETIQETF, from the coding sequence ATGCGAGTCGTAGCGAAGTTCGGCGGCACCAGTCTGGGTAGCGGCGACCGGATCAACCGCGCGGCCGACTCGATCGCGAGCGCGGTCGAAGGGGGCCACGAGATCGCGGTCGTCGCGAGCGCGATGGGATCGACCACCGACGACCTCCTCGACGACATCACCTTCGAGACCGATGAGGCCGATCGCGCGGAGATCGTCAGCATGGGCGAGCGCACCTCCGTACGGATGCTGAAGGCGGCGCTGGCCTCGCGCGGCGTGAACGCGGTCTTCGTCGAACCCGGCAAGGACGAGTGGCCGATCATCACCGACGAGTACGGCGAGGTCGACGTTGAGGAGACCCGCCGGCGCGCGCGCGACCTCGCCGCCGACCTCGACGGGGTCGTCCCCGTCGTCACGGGCTTTCTCGCCGAGACCCACGACGGCAGCGTCACCACCCTCGGGCGCGGGGGCAGCGACACCACCGCCGTCATGCTGGGCAAGTACATGGACGCCGACGAGGTCGTGATCGTCACCGACGTCGAGGGCGTCATGACCGGCGATCCCTCCGTGGTCGAGGGCGCGCGCAACGTCGGCGAGATAAGCGTCGACGAACTCCGAAACCTCTCGTTCCGGGGCGCGGAGGTCGTCGCGCCCTCGGCGCTCTCGTACAAGGACGACCGGATGGGCGTGCGCGTCGTCCACTACCAGCACGGCGATCTCTTAACTGGTGGAACGAGCATCGAGGGCGAGTTCGAGAACCTCGTCGACATGCGCGAGGAACCCCTCGCCTGCGTGACCATCGCCGGGCGCGCGATCCGGAATCGCCCGGGGATCCTCTCGGATCTCTCGACACCGCTGGCCGAGCAGGGGATCAACCTCGACGCCGTCGCCAGCGGGATGGACTCGGTGACGTTCTACGTCGACGTCGGGGCCGCCGAGGAGACCGAGGCGATCCTCCACGAGGCCGTCATCGAGGACGACTCCCTGTCGAGCGTCACGCTCGAGGGCGACTTCGCGGTCATTCGTGTGACGGGCGGCGAACTCCCCAACCAGTCGGGGATCATCCAGGAGGTGATCGCGCCGGTCGCCGAGCAGAACATCGCGATCCACGACGTGATCACCAGCGCGACGAGCGTCGCGGTCTTCGTCCCGTGGGCCGACCGCGAGCGCACCCTCGAGACGATCCAGGAGACCTTCTAG
- a CDS encoding metallophosphoesterase: MRVGLISDIHANRVALSTVLEDMPAVDRLLCAGDVVGYNPWPAECLDVVRERSVPTVMGNHDRAVASDTAFRFNAMAKAGVEHARRELSEEGLQWLAALPEERTELEGRVKLVHGHPENPDHYTYPEEFSPALLGDEELLVMGHTHVQGHAVYDEGIVCNPGSVGQPRDGDPRAAYAIVDLDERTVEERRVEYDVERVIEAVSEAGLPERIGSRLREGR, translated from the coding sequence ATGCGCGTCGGTCTTATCTCCGATATCCACGCGAATCGGGTCGCCCTCTCGACAGTCCTCGAGGACATGCCCGCGGTCGATCGCCTGCTCTGTGCGGGCGACGTCGTCGGCTACAACCCCTGGCCCGCCGAGTGTCTCGACGTCGTCCGCGAGCGGTCGGTTCCGACGGTGATGGGCAACCACGACCGCGCGGTCGCCAGCGACACCGCATTCCGGTTCAACGCGATGGCGAAAGCCGGAGTGGAGCACGCCCGCCGGGAGCTCTCGGAGGAGGGGTTGCAGTGGCTTGCGGCGCTCCCCGAGGAGCGCACGGAGTTGGAGGGACGGGTGAAACTCGTCCACGGCCACCCCGAGAACCCGGATCACTACACCTATCCCGAGGAGTTCTCGCCCGCGCTCTTGGGAGACGAGGAGCTACTCGTGATGGGCCACACCCACGTCCAGGGCCACGCGGTCTACGACGAGGGGATCGTCTGCAACCCCGGCAGCGTCGGCCAGCCCCGCGACGGAGATCCGCGTGCGGCCTACGCGATCGTGGATCTCGACGAGCGAACGGTCGAGGAGCGCCGCGTGGAGTACGACGTCGAGCGGGTGATCGAGGCGGTCTCGGAGGCGGGGCTCCCCGAGCGGATCGGCAGTCGCCTCCGGGAGGGCCGCTAG
- a CDS encoding IMP cyclohydrolase, which translates to MYVGRFLIVGPDRGAYRVSSRSFPNRRIVERGDRLTVGPTADAEETENPYVSYNCVRSMGEGVVLGNGSHVDPIAEKVGLGYPARDALATGLLALDYEKDDYDTPRIAGVLDGEDALIGIVRRDALLVERVTEPTLVATYEKDAPEPVEFAPESAAEAARTAYDHEFEHAVCAAGVVREGDGFAWAIENGQD; encoded by the coding sequence ATGTACGTCGGCCGCTTCCTGATCGTCGGCCCCGACCGCGGGGCCTACCGCGTCTCCTCGCGCTCGTTCCCGAACCGCCGGATCGTAGAGCGGGGGGACCGCCTCACCGTCGGCCCGACCGCCGACGCCGAGGAGACCGAGAACCCCTACGTCTCGTACAACTGCGTGCGTTCGATGGGCGAAGGAGTAGTACTCGGCAACGGCTCGCACGTCGACCCGATCGCCGAGAAGGTCGGACTGGGCTACCCGGCGCGCGACGCGCTCGCGACGGGGCTGCTCGCGCTCGACTACGAGAAGGACGACTACGACACTCCCAGAATCGCGGGCGTGCTAGACGGGGAGGACGCACTGATAGGGATCGTCCGGAGGGACGCCCTGCTGGTCGAGCGCGTCACCGAACCGACGCTGGTGGCGACCTACGAGAAGGACGCGCCCGAACCCGTCGAGTTCGCCCCCGAAAGCGCCGCGGAGGCCGCTCGAACCGCCTACGACCACGAGTTCGAGCACGCGGTCTGTGCCGCCGGGGTCGTCCGCGAGGGCGACGGCTTCGCGTGGGCGATCGAGAACGGGCAGGACTGA